TCCGTTCCTACAGGTTCCTGTCCGTTCCTGCGGGTTTCGGCCGGACCCCGGCCTCTGCCGGACCCTGGTTTCGCCCGGGCCCCGGATTCGCCCGGGCCCCGGATTCGCCCGGGCCCCGGATTCGCCCGGACTCCCGCTTCGCCCGGGCCCCGAAGCCCCCCGGACCCGGGTCCTCAGATCTTGAGGTCCTTGATGATCTTCGCGACGTGGCCGGTGGCCCGGACGTTGTAGAAGGCGTGCTCGACCAGGCCCTCCTCGTCGACGACGAAGGTCGACCGGATGACGCCCGTCACCGTTTTGCCGTACGACTGCTTCTCGCCGTACGCGCCGTACGCCGCGAGGACCTCCTTGGAGGGGTCGCCGACCAGGGTGACCTTGAGGTGCTCCTGCTCGCGGAACTTCGCGAGCCGCTCCGGCTTGTCGGGCGAGACGCCGATGACGTCGTATCCGGCGCCGGCCAGCAGATCGATGTTGTCGGTGAAGTCGCAGGCCTGCTTGGTGCAACCGGGGGTAAGGGCCTTGGGGTAGAAGTAGACGATCACCTTGCGGCCCTTGTGGTCCGCGAGCGACACGTCCTTGCCGTCGGCGTCCGGAAGGGTGAAGGCGGGGGCGGTGTCGCCGGACTGGAGTCGCTCGCTCATGGTTCTCCTCGGGTGGCGCGTGGGGTGTACGCGACCGAGCGTAATAGGGGTGCCGCCGGGTGTGCGGGCGGTCGAGCTGACAGACTGTCGATGAAGGTTTACCCGACGACGACCACGGAGGCGGCGCAGTGTCGGATACGAGGACCCCTGCGCAGATCGAGGCGGACATCATCAGCAGGCGCGAGCAGCTGGCTGTGGTCCTCGACGAGATCGGGGTGCGGGTGCACCCGAAGACGATCATCGGTGACGCGAAGGCGATGGTCGCCGAGAAGGTGGACCGGACGGCGGGCCGCGCGTACGTCGCGGTGAATCGTTCGGTCTCGGACGTGAAGGCGCGGTTCGTGGCGGAGGACGGCTCGCCCCGGCTGGAGCGGGTGGTGCCGGTGGCGCTGCTCGCGGTCGGTGTGGTGGGTCTGCTGGTCGTGTCGACGCGGCGCGGGAAGAACGGCCGGCGCCGGAGGTAGCCGGTCCGGCCGGCGGGCCCCGGGCGTGGCCTTTCGGCCGGTCGTCCCGCGGCGCGGGAAGGATACGCGTCGCGGCGCGGATGCGGGTGGACGTACCCCTACGGCGTACGGGCGTGGGCGCGGCGGGTAGGTTGCGGGGCGTGAGCGACAACACCCAGGACGACAAGCTGCCCATCCGCATGCTGCACGACCGTGTGCTGGTCCGGTCGGACTCGCCGGAGGGCGAGCGCCGGTCGGGCGGCGGCATTCTGATTCCCGCGACGGCGGCGGTGGGCCGCCGACTGGCTTGGGCCAGGGTGGTCGCGGTGGGCCAGAACGTGCGGTCGGT
The DNA window shown above is from Streptomyces sp. NBC_00247 and carries:
- the bcp gene encoding thioredoxin-dependent thiol peroxidase; this translates as MSERLQSGDTAPAFTLPDADGKDVSLADHKGRKVIVYFYPKALTPGCTKQACDFTDNIDLLAGAGYDVIGVSPDKPERLAKFREQEHLKVTLVGDPSKEVLAAYGAYGEKQSYGKTVTGVIRSTFVVDEEGLVEHAFYNVRATGHVAKIIKDLKI
- a CDS encoding DUF3618 domain-containing protein, with translation MSDTRTPAQIEADIISRREQLAVVLDEIGVRVHPKTIIGDAKAMVAEKVDRTAGRAYVAVNRSVSDVKARFVAEDGSPRLERVVPVALLAVGVVGLLVVSTRRGKNGRRRR
- a CDS encoding GroES family chaperonin, with the protein product MSDNTQDDKLPIRMLHDRVLVRSDSPEGERRSGGGILIPATAAVGRRLAWARVVAVGQNVRSVEPGDRVLYDPEDRAEVEVRSVAYVLMRERDLHAVAADRFEGSVDSTGLYL